The genomic region TAGAAATAAACAATTTTACAATTCAGAAATTTTGAAATCATCAAATTTAAGATTGAAAAAGTAAGAGATAAGCAAatttaaaatgatatataaaattcAGCAATTTAACTATTCTAAAATACAGAAATCGGCAATTCAAAAGATATGAAAATCCAAAATcagcaataaaaatatttagGAATCCCAAAatcagtgattttaaaattcggaaatccccccccccccaaaaaaaaaaaaaaaaaaaaaaaaatgaaacccatCCGCCTCCCACCGAAAAGGCGAAACGCAACTCGCACACAACACTCGCGCAAGAATTCGCACAGGAAGGggataacaaacaaaaactttgacaaagagaatgaagagggaaaagtTTGTCCGAAAAGGGGTCAGGAAACAGATAACAAACACTTGGGTGACAGTCGCTCGCGCAGTGACTGACGACTTGTGGAAAATTGGCTTCGTGACTTTGTAAATGTGATTGGATGActtgaatgaggggggggggggagagagaagggaggtagaggtagatggaaacggtaggtggatagatgaacacataaacacaaatctctctctctctctttgcacacacacacacacacacacacacacacacacacacacacacacacacacacacacacacacacacacacacacgcacgcacgcacgcacgcacaaacgcattcACTTACGCACGCGTGAGcgcgcatatttacacacacacacatatatgtgtgtgtgtgtattttgtgtgtgcaaggaaaagaaagtaagagaggtagacataacatatataaaaagaaaaagaaaagaaaaatgtatatatatatataaatatgaacgacaaaaaaacgaaaggaagcaAGAAGTGACGATAGAacgaaataaacaagtaaacaaacaaatacagacagataaacatgaaCTACAATTCGTTCGGCAAAGCCTTCGATTCGCACAACGGCCAAGCAGTTTCttattcattatgattttcaCTGATGTCAAGTAACTTTCGCATGACTGTCATGAAAACGCGTCAGACCAGCGAGCGGGAAATTATTGACATTTTGCTATAAATTGAGTGATATTAAGTGACTGATGGATGTTGACTGATTTAAATGAACTAATATGCATTGACTGATATGAATCTACTGAACTGAGATGACTGATTTAAGTTAACTAATAGCATTGACTGATAAAAGCTGACTGATAACAGTAGGTAAATAAGGTGACTTTTATAAACTGACATGTAAGATGACTTGTATAAGTTGAATGATATAAGGTGACTGATACACGGTGACTGAAGTAAGATAATCTAGTTGACATATATAAGTTGACAGATGAGAGATGACTGATATAAGTTGACTGAAATGAAATGACCACTTTAAAGAGACTGGTATCAGGTAACTGATAAAATGTCACAGATACGGGCAGACTGATatcagatattaatgataacttaCATCCGACTGAGCTGTCATTTAAGCCATTCGACATGCTAAATAAATCATAGTTTATAGGCCTTTGTAAAATAATAAAGTGAATGAAATTTATATGCCCTGTTCTTGCtcaaaaaaaaaggtttcatagGCAAAAAAGTCAAAAGATGTTTTCTTCAAAAGTTTGAATATCAACTTCCTTTTNNNNNNNNNNNNNNNNNNNNNNNNNNNNNNNNNNNNNNNNNNNNNNNNNNNNNNNNNNNNNNNNNNNNNNNNNNNNNNNNNNNNNNNNNNNNNNNNNNNNNNNNNNNNNNNNNNNNNNNNNNNNNNNNNNNNNNNNNNNNNNNNNNNNNNNNNNNNNNNNNNNNNNNNNNNNNNNNNNNNNNNNNNNNNNNNNNNNNNNNNNNNNNNNNNNNNNNNNNNNNNNNNNNNNNNNNNNNNNNNNNNNNNNNNNNNNNNNNNNNNNNNNNNNNNNNNNNNNNNNNNNNNNNNNNNNNNNNNNNNNNNNNNNNNNNNNNNNNNNNNNNNNNNNNNNNNNNNNNNNNNNNNNNNNNNNNNNNNNNNNNNNNNNNNNNNNNNNNNNNNNNNNNNNNNNNNNNNNNNNNNNNNNNNNNNNNNNNNNNNNNNNNNNNNNNNNNNNNNNNNNNNNNNNNNNNNNNNNNNNNNNNNNNNNNNNNNNNNNNNNNNNNNNNNNNNNNNNNNNNatattattatattatatatatatatatatatatatatatatatttatatatataaatatatatatatatatatttatatacccccgcgcctatataaatatatatatatatataaatatatatatatatatatatatatatatatatatgtatatatatatatgtatatatatatatatatatatatatatatatatatatatatatatatatatatatatatatatatatatatatatatatatatatatgtgcgtgtgtgtgtgtatgtatatataaatatacatacatatatatatgtatgagtgtgagtgtgtgtgtgtgtgtgtgtgtgtgtgtatatatatatatatatatatatatatatatatatatatatatatatatatatatatatatatatatatgtatatatatatgaatatatatatatatatatatatatacatatatatatgaatatacatacacacacacataaatacatacatgcatatatatatatctatatatatatatatatatatatatatatatatatatatatatatatatatatatatatatatatacatgtgtgtgtgtgtgtgtgcatgcgtatgtatgtgcgtgtgtgtgtgtgtgtgtctgtctgtgtgtgtgtgtgtgtgtgtgtgtgtgtgtttgtttgtgtgtgtgtgaatatgaatatgtataatatatatatatatatatatatatatatatatatatatatatatatatatatatatatatatatatatatatatatgtccatatagatagatagatatgtataaatatagatagatagatagatagatagatagatatgtatatatatttatatatacatatgtatatagatataaagacagatagatatataaatagatagctagatagctagatacatatatatatacatatattatatataatatatgtataatatatatacatatatatatatatatatatatatatatatatatatatatatatatatatatatatatatatatatatacatatatatatatatatatatatatatatatatacatgtgtgtgtgtgtgtgtgtgtgttcgtgtgtgtgtgtgtgtgtgtgtgtgtgtgtgtgtgtgtgtgtgtgtgtgtgttgttttgtgtgtgtgtgtgtgtatatatatatatattatatatatatatatatatatatatatatatatattttatatatatatatatatatatatatataaaaaatatatacatgtgtatgtgggtttgtgtgtgtatatatatatgtgcacacacatatagatatgtatatatgtgtgtgtatatatgtatatatttatatatatatgtatatatatatatatatatatatatatatatatatatataaaacttttttctgtgtgtgttaggTAACCTCCTAAAGAATCAGTTGTTAGATCGCATATTTGCCAtacttctttgttttccttttacaaTTTATGGTACATTAAGTTATGTTGTATTATTTTATCACTAAGCAGATTACTTTATAGAATTGATTGTACCACTGTTGATATGTATTGCAGAAATATTGAAAACAAAATTTTCTCTCCTGAGCAACATATTCCTTGTTGtttaacataacaaaaataaaaatcgagtGTCTTTTGTAAATCAAGAGCCTATAGTATGGTTATGGTTATTAATACCCACATCGGTTCCCCAAAGCAAAGGAATGGAATACATCTACAACGTACCATTCACTCACACAGGTTCCGGCAGGCCCCCATAAGAAAGAATTGATGGAGCACCTGGACCAGATCCCGACCTACGTTCAGCAGCTGCAGTTCACAGTGAAAAATCCAACAGTGGGCAAGGCCGCCACCTTCACCAAAGTGGACAACGTCATACAGGAGACCAAGAACCTTATGAACGTGATATCCAAGGTGGTCACGACGTGTTTCGTCTGTGCGACTAAGGTGAGTGCAGGGATGAAGCTGAGAGGGAGGTTCTCTCTcagaaaaaatatagtaataataataataattaatcattatggtctctctttctcttttctgtttttttctttttttatccttttttttttaattcctaattcctcttcctcatttgtcATTGACACGCCTCTTCACAGCATCTTCAGTAATACTTCTGTGTGGTCCACTAATGTGTTGCCACTCATTGCTAACTccaaggtaatttttttttcattaatttttcctCCTACGATGTGCATGGATCTCTGGTATGAAGTCCAGATAACGCTGTGTGGtaactcttttctcttttatttttcttctcttttctaaagCAATCCCATTATTCACCAATACAACCACATAACCCGCATGAGGAGATAAATCAGCACATTTGTCAAATGCACctgcaatgtatatgtatatatacattttaactgattattttccttttcacttttttgaATCACTTAAACAGCATATTGGACAAGTTTGCATGtgatgtttgcatatatatacttatatatttaaagatTTATTCATTGGCAAGATGCAAGAAAACATttcgatatagatagatgtgttttttctctttttttcttagttttcccTTTAAGGAAAAGTAATTTTACGTGACAACCCCTGAATGCACTGATCACTCAGACCGTGTGTCATTGAAATAACACATCAGTACATTATAGTTATTGCAGTTATTGTAAATACATTCACAATGAAGTTGATTGTGAAAGTTAAGGAAAGAGGCATGAATAAGAATTGATTATTAAGCAAGatgtatgattgttattaatcTTCATCTGATAGACATAATTCTGTTGAAGATGATTGTCAATGTATTTCTTAATCATCTTACTATATgaaattatcaattatcaatcacAAATTTTTAGCAGATACAATCACTACACATCATCAGACTACCTCATTTAAGCTGTGATACGAGTctggtgtatatttttttattctttatctagtAACATATATTCAAAAAACCTTTAAAGGATTTTCACAGAAGCTTACCACTTTTACATGAATGGCACACTTCCTTGACACACAGGTTTGCAACATTTAGTGCATGAGGCTATATTTTAGAATGTCTCAGTGATTTTGTCTAGTATATACTAACATATGATATTGTACTAAAGCTGCATCCAGAATATTTGCATAAAGTGTtggtacattatgtatatatatatatatatatatatatatatatatatatatatatatatatatatatatatatatatatatatatatatatatgtgtgtgtgtgtatgtatatatatatatatatatatatatatatatatatatatatatatatatatatatatatatatatatatatatatatatatatatatatatatgtgtatatatatatatatgtatatatatatatatatatatatatatatatatatatatatatgtatgtatgtatatgtatatatatatatatatatatatatatatatatatatatatatgtatatatatatatatgtttatatatatatatatatatatatatatatatgtatatatatatatatatatatatatatatatatatatgtatgtataaatatatagatatatatatatatatatatatatatatatatatatatatatatatatatatgtatatagatgaatatatatataaatatatatatatatataaatatatatatatatatatgtatatatatatatatatatatatatacatatacatatatacttaaacatatatatatataatacatatatatatatatatatatatatatatatatatatatatatttatatatatttatgtatgtatatatatatatatatatatatatatatatatatatatatatatatatatatatatatattctatatatatatttatatatatttatatatgtatatatatatatatatatatatatatatatatatatatatgtatgtatatatatacatatatgtatatatatatatatatatatatatatatatatatttatatatatatatttatttatttatttatttatatttatatatatatttatatttatatatatatatatatatatatatatatatatatatatttatttatatatatttttttttaatttatctatttatttatttatttatttatgtatttatttatttatatacatgtatgtatatacatatatacatttatacatatatgcatatatatatatatatatatatatatatatatatgtatatatacatatatacatgtatacatatatatacataaacatacatatacatacacatatatatacatatatacaaaaacatacatatacatacatatatatatatatatatatatatatatatatatatatatatatatatatatatacaaatatttacatacatatgtttccatatatatatatatatatatatatatatatatatatatatatatatatatatatatatatatatatatatatttatatatgtatatatatatatatatattatatatattatatatgtatatatgtatacatatatataatatatatatatatatatatatatatatatatatatatatatatatatatatatatataacatatatacatacatatgtatatatatatttttttttttttgttacacatgtaaacacacacacaaccacacacacacacacacacatatatatataatatatatatatatatatatatatatatatatatatatatatatatatatatatatatatatatagttatatatatagttatatatagtatttatatatatgtatatatgtatgtatatacatatatacataaatgatatatatatatatatatatatatatatatatatatatatatatatatatatatatatatatatatatatacatatatatatatatatatatatatatatatatatatatatacatatatatatatatatatatatatatatatatatatatatatatattacaaatttacatacatatgtatatgtatgtgcatacatatgtatatatttttttttatctatttttttttcttgcacatgGACATATGgttatgtatttctttatgtgtatattttaatcattttttattcaatgtttttaggaaaatatgaaatatttgttatatgttattatttacaAGATAAGACCAGAGTCACTGAGCTCATATATCACATGCGGcctgatgatttttttcttcttttttcatataaaaatcccctagaaaataataaatgtcaGTAAAGCATGTACAGAGAATAAACTTTGTGGTGAATTTGCCTCCACCAGGAAAGATTTTTTGCTCTGCCAATTACATCCAATATTATTACAGTTTTTATTAGCACTGTGTTTCCCAATCCAAGGTTTATGAGTGAAGGTTTTACCAATTAGCAGTGGCAGCGTCTTGTATCCTGTAGGTGGTGCATCATATGAGCCTTGGAATGTCTAGTACAATCACATAATTTAGACCAATTATACTCTGACACTGAGTTAGTTCTCTATTAAAGAAACTTCCTAACTCCCTCAGTTCTTCCAGAGCCTTACCAGAGACTGCTTGGCCAATCCTGTACTCCTCCCGACTCTAATTTTATATTTCTAATTTTGTTTCGTTTGGTTGTCATGTTTGGTTGCGCACCCAAGTATGAGCTGCGTCTCCCTGAGCGGCTGGAACTCCCTTCATTGGACGAGGTTCGGGCATCAAGCCAAGGCAACCCTATTGGACAGGTACCAACACAGCCACATCCACTAGTGTCACCTCCTCTGACATTCAGACCTTCCCTCATGTCAAACCTTCCTTCTTGCCAGTCTTCCTTGACACTGGGTGCCCCTCCAGCACCCACTCCCATTCCCCAGACATTGCCTCTTCCATCACACATACCACAAAAGTCTCCCCTGGGGCACCTGATGTCAAGCactcttacctctcctcttcaTGTTCCTTCCATCCCCACACTCCAGCCACAtgtcccacccccatccccctactccctcctgtctcccatttcctctcccactccacctgTCAACCCAAGTTCTCCACAATGGTTGAAGTACTTCACTCTGCCATCATCTGCCGTCTATGCCTCTCCCACGCTCCAGTACCTGAATCTCCACCATTCTGCTCTCCAACCCCAGCAGCagtcccccatctctccctcagtTCCAATCAGTTACACAGAAACAAATAGCTCACTCTTCCCACAGTGGGGGGCACCCTATGCGACGCCTCCTGTAAAAAGCGTTGGTAGTGACACCCAAAATTATTTTTACGAGCAAAGTATTATTGACAGATCACAATTAAACAAGCTGTCTACTTTACTCAGTATGCAGAATCAGTATTCATCTTTGAATTTTGCTCCTCTTTTAAATCAGAATACCATAGAATGATGCAAATTGTTTAATGTTTAATTCAGATGTTATTCACTGTTTATATGTAATGTTACCTTTCATATCAAATATTTGCTTGTTATACTGTTATAGGTTATAAAGTGCCTCATAAATGCTGGGCTCCTTGTGCATTTCAAGGGCAttctcttttgcctttctttGCGTCTATGTCATTATGAGAAACATTTAAGGGAATTTCATGTATGTTTTATTCATGGTTTAACAATGATTGTTGattaattgttttatttcttgatgAATTCAGAATATTACTGCATACAAAATGGAAgcacatagtaaaaaaaaagtctttagcAATTTACAGAACCATAATGATATCTTTAGCTataatgaaaagataacaaagaaaggcaaaaagagtGTTCCGAAAGTATTGTTCAGCGAGGCTTTTAATGGTATGTAAATATCATGCAGTATTGCCAGAAAAAACACTTTTAAATAGATGGTGTTTTACTACCTCACTGTACATTATCAATAACACTACCTAGGAACACAGAGATTAGCTTCTTGGGCTGACTAATACAGGACAGATTTCAAAATCATCCAATATGGATCATATAGACATTAGCCATTTTGTAGCATCATGTATAGGctcagagagagataagaaacatTAGTCTTTAGAAGTAATCGATTGAAATCAATAGCATTGTATAATTGTCATAACTTGAGCAGGTTacttatatgtagatagattacaTGAACTTTCTGATGAGACAgtcatatctatttttctacatGTCACATCCAAATTTGAGAGATAGAATGTAAAAGAAATTGATCTCCTTTTTTGATTGTCCCAAGCCTTGTCCCAGTTTAGAAGAAATAAAGTGTCAgtgtaaccttttttttctttttttcttctgattttcaaCTTGATCTTGCTTGAAAATCTATACATGTCCTTGTTCTTAAAGCATATATAACTTGGTACATTCAGTCCTTTATGTATGAAGTTCTTCGTTAAGCATGAGTCCAGTCTGCAGCAGTATCCTTCGTAAGTGTTGCCGTCTCTCAGTAAGTTGAACTTAGAATAGGTCCTTTGATCGATCAACTGCTCATTGATAAATCGTTGAAAGATATCTATGTTAAAAATAtaaacgttttatatatatatatcatatatatatatatatatatatatatatatatatataaataaataaaaacatatatatataaatatttatatatatatatatatatatatatatatatatatatatataaatctatatatatatatatatatatatatatatatgtatatatatatatatatatatatatatatatatttatatgtatatcttatttatatgttatttatttatatatatgtatatgtatctctctctctctctctctctctctctctctctctctctctcatcctctctctttgattctgcATGAACATTTAGCTCCGAAATCAACATTTTTAAAGCATTGATATCACAGAGGATGTCTCTCCCGCAACAGTGATGACTGGTAGCATAACCAAAAATGGCAGTATAATTAACCACTTGCCACCACACTTAACCTGCCTTTACTAAGATGCCGCATGTGTCAGAGTGTTttccttgtcttttattttctgttactgtttattgtgtgtgtctgcacgttCCATGTCCAGATATGCATGTCTCAGTGTTGTCTTCCAGTCCGCGTATGGTGATACTGATCAGCTGATCATTTCTTCAATGTGGGAATGATGATTTCAACAACCTGCGACTCAACGGATCTACTGAACTCACTCTGGTTGATTAAAAGTAATATATTGGATTGAATAGATCATTAATTTTTTATAACCCTCcttaaaattatttatatgttCACTGTGTGTAGTATTCTTTATGCTATTTTTAAGATATTACAGGTatgcattttgtatatataaaaaaatatactgtACTTATTAATGGTGTATTGATGAATTAACATAGGCAGTGAATATAGATTAACATTGTTTGCTTTTATCAATTTCAAAAATCATCAGTAGGCTTGATTAGACTAATTTAATGCAGTAGAATCAGTCTACATAATAGAGTATTAACTTTAACATTCAAAACTGTATTTACAAGTGCTTTTTGTACTGATAAGGATATTactaaaaaagaaattatatgacTTGATTTTGGTTGTATTGATAGTTTGTTTGTAAAGAAAACTTGTTGAACATAAATCTTCAGTGCATTCCCAATGATCAGTTTCAGAAATGTGAAATAATACAAGAGATTCACTGTTTATCAAAagatttacattttttccttttgttttcactGAATTTTCACTCTAATGCCTAATCATGCAGCAGTGTAAACACAGACTTACACAGTCTCCTTTTCCACAGTACAATCTGGACTTCCGTGGCCTAAGTCCCAGAGGAAGAGGGAACTCACCATACCGCTCCGACGGAGACGACCTGTCTGGCTCAGGAAATAACTCGGCCACCGGCGGGGGGTCGGGCTCGGAGGGGAACATGTGACAGTTCGGGATGGCCCGACGGGGCAAGGGAGATGCACGCCGTACccgcgtctccttcctcctcttctaaatTTCCTTTTAGAAGTGGAGGCACCCGTCGGGCCCTGGGAGGCAGGGGGCAGAGGATCCCTTTAGCAAACCCTATGGCTCTGTTCAGCTGTTTTGGGACCAGCATTGCCACAGCATGCTGTGTTGTCTCAGAAGCTAGACTGTGCTTCCACATAGGCTTCTGGTTTTTTCTCCCTTTGGTGCTAAAACCATTACTTAAACCACATGGTACAACCTGGATACTGTGTACAAGGTCACAATAATTTCAGTATTCAGTACATtccaaaatttttaaaaactttgATGATATACTTCATCTTTTATAGAGTTTCAGTACCTCTGATTCTTCAGGTACCAttgattttatcttcttttttgcaTGTTACATTAAAATAATGTGATtatatttttgctctctctctctcttttccttttttttctttttttttctttttgcttgataaaaagaaaagtaactCCAGGTTTCTTACGAACAGAGCCATATATCCTTTGCCTTCTGCCTCCCCTTTAGGTTTAGATACTATGTAATTGGCAGAAGGAGCTAAATTGAGAGTAAAAGTTGAGTAGTCTCAGGCTAGTTTTGGACAGCAACAAGAACTGTACCATTTCCACAACCTGGTGAAAATCTCGGGTTAACAACCAAGAGCAGAAAGTTAAGGGAAAATGGTACACATGACATAGAAGCCAAGATGATGTTTTTTATAATGACTGTACGCAAT from Penaeus vannamei isolate JL-2024 chromosome 26, ASM4276789v1, whole genome shotgun sequence harbors:
- the LOC113818893 gene encoding uncharacterized protein (The sequence of the model RefSeq protein was modified relative to this genomic sequence to represent the inferred CDS: added 141 bases not found in genome assembly), encoding MSSMAFSMYQFTRGEGALKTTQDLFTQGEYFAEEANRLYKVVRQFSYQVPAGPHKKELMEHLDQIPTYVQQLQFTVKNPTVGKAATFTKVDNVIQETKNLMNVISKVVTTCFVCATKYELRLPERLELPSLDEVRASSQGNPIGQVPTQPHPLVSPPLTFRPSLMSNLPSCQSSLTLGAPPAPTPIPQTLPLPSHIPQKSPLGHLMSSTLTSPLHVPSIPTLQPHVPPPSPYSLLSPISSPTPPVNPSSPQWLKYFTLPSSAVYASPTLQYLNLHHSALQPQQQSPISPSVPISYTETNSSLFPQWGAPYATPPVKSVGSDTQNYFYEQSIIDRSQLNKLSTLLSMQNQYSSLNFAPLLNQNTIE